The Leptospira saintgironsiae genome contains a region encoding:
- a CDS encoding SIR2 family NAD-dependent protein deacylase: MEISEQLKNRFKNSKTILALTGAGISAESGVPTFRGKEGLWKQYRAEELATPQAFQKNPKLVWEWYIWRMELISTKSPNPAHFALAELEKNRSDFNLITQNVDGLHKKSGSGKIIEIHGNIFRNRCINCNRTYDSDPSKLKNSTDCPNCKSLVRPDVLWFGESYDTELLNRAVTLAERSEIVFVIGSSGAVGIPVELARIAKENGAFVIEINIDPSGYSRYADLFLQGKAGEILPELIPYFV; the protein is encoded by the coding sequence ATGGAAATTTCTGAGCAATTAAAAAACAGATTCAAAAATTCTAAAACTATCCTGGCACTTACTGGTGCTGGAATTTCTGCAGAAAGTGGAGTTCCTACATTTAGAGGAAAAGAAGGTCTTTGGAAACAATACAGAGCGGAAGAACTTGCAACTCCTCAGGCATTTCAAAAAAATCCTAAACTAGTTTGGGAATGGTATATCTGGAGAATGGAATTAATCTCGACCAAGTCTCCGAATCCAGCTCATTTTGCATTAGCGGAATTGGAAAAGAATAGATCCGATTTTAATCTAATCACCCAAAACGTGGATGGCCTTCATAAAAAATCAGGCTCTGGAAAGATTATAGAAATCCATGGCAATATTTTCAGGAATAGATGCATTAATTGTAATAGAACCTATGATTCAGATCCTTCTAAACTTAAAAATTCTACTGACTGTCCAAATTGCAAAAGTTTAGTCAGACCAGATGTTTTATGGTTTGGAGAATCTTACGACACAGAACTTTTAAATCGAGCAGTCACTCTTGCGGAAAGATCAGAAATTGTTTTTGTGATCGGCTCTTCTGGCGCTGTGGGAATTCCAGTGGAACTTGCCAGAATTGCAAAGGAAAACGGAGCATTTGTAATAGAGATCAATATAGATCCAAGCGGTTATAGCAGATACGCAGATCTATTCTTACAAGGAAAAGCGGGAGAAATTCTCCCAGAACTTATCCCTTATTTTGTTTGA